The following are encoded in a window of Maylandia zebra isolate NMK-2024a linkage group LG5, Mzebra_GT3a, whole genome shotgun sequence genomic DNA:
- the brpf3a gene encoding bromodomain and PHD finger-containing protein 3 isoform X2: protein MQKTRRWECEAVVSRLSMGRGRGRGRGRGRGTSGQLRPPSPYRLQLSPSRETLTYAQAQKIVEVDLDGRLHRINITDPLPVITEDEMMAQDIAECNSNKENSEQTQSKTRTWRKPANGKNRRSGKNTSNQNQRSSSNQHTGSAFSFQQPALQTPLPEPTFRVLSSVSPTEAPPLPAAYYRYIEKSGEEQDSVAEYDMDEEDLAWLEMVNQKRVSDGHASVSPDTFELLIDRLERESILESRSQALSQNAVDEDAFCCVCLDDECLNSNVILFCDICNLAVHQECYGVPYVPEGQWLCRCCLQSPSRPVDCVLCPNRGGAFKQTSDGRWAHVVCAIWIPEVCFANTVFLEPVEGVSNIPPARWKLTCYLCKQKGRGASIQCHKANCYRAFHVTCAQKAGLFMKIDPVRETGVNGTTFSVKKTAFCEHHSPVGSRRDGSGDESVEGRLVGGRGNRGQRSYTQSPPSSPNKKATKGQKKKNSKGSGGSRRSNIPVLLVPQIPSHRLNKICTGAEVQRKNQFMQRLHNYWLLKRQSRNGMPLIRRLHSHLQAHRTAEQREPDEKLSAAREELRYWQKLRQDLERARLLVELIRKRERLKREQMKIQQAALELKLTPALVLLRSTLEQLQEKDTAKIFSQPVNLSEVPDYLEFITQPMDFSTMRTKLEGHAYCSITDLEEDFDLMISNCLKYNSKDTMFHRAALQLREVGGAVLRHAHRQSQSIGLDPSTGMHLPEAPNKHGFYNCTWDDVDSLLDPENRLHLTTEEQLKALLDKLDVVASMRTSGGRTKRIRLLRREINTLRQKMNQQQSAQSVNGIEKVDEGKEEEGEEEEEDEAEKKKEKKREKTNVENGLLTAVSNPKAELTCPVSSPLPGDAPLEPPILGIVTGGRRSPGRSYKRQRSSRSGSKSQGEDEAEVGETPSSEPDAVHEVTPLGTPPTLSLVGVGRRTSVLFKKAKNGARMVKNKSLPQQNGKTSEAKSNGLDSTATSPNSPSVNNITTLPPTPNASPAPPSPSSHRLRSRGHSSESEADKLPPPPTEGGLTNGKHSSAEHDEDDSNLSVSPPKRSRGKPALAKVPSSENGDISGSGKSTLLSLDSETKLAPLDLVWAKCRGYPSYPAMIVDPDMPQEGLLHNGIPIPVPPLEVLKLGEWRQMEEDQKLFLVLFFDTKRTWQWLPRNKLLPLGMDDTVDKLRLMEGKKPSVRKSVHTAYDRAMVHLNHVRGNLNFTPSNFI from the exons ATGCAGAAGACGAGGAGGTGGGAATGCGAGGCAGTTGTTAGCAGACTCAGCATGGGTAGGGGTCGAGGCAGAGGGAGAGGAAGGGGCAGGGGTACATCTGGCCAGTTGCGGCCCCCCTCCCCTTACAGACTGCAGCTCTCTCCATCCAGGGAGACTTTGACATACGCTCAGGCTCAGAAAATAGTGGAAGTGGACCTAGATGGAAGACTCCATCGGATTAACATCACAGATCCTCTGCCAGTTATCACAGAGGACGAGATGATGGCCCAGGACATTGCAGAGTGCAACAGTAACAAGGAGAACAGTGAGCAGACACAGAGTAAAACCAGGACGTGGAGGAAACCCGCAAACGGCAAAAACAGGAGGAGTGGTAAAAACACATCAAACCAGAACCAGCGCTCCAGCTCTAATCAGCACACAGGATCggctttttcctttcagcagCCGGCCCTCCAAACACCTCTGCCTGAGCCGACCTTCCGCGTGCTGAGTTCGGTTTCCCCCACAGAGGCGCCTCCTCTCCCGGCAGCCTACTATCGTTACATAGAAAAATCTGGGGAGGAGCAGGACAGCGTGGCAGAGTACGACATGGACGAGGAGGACCTCGCCTGGCTGGAGATGGTGAACCAGAAGAGGGTGTCCGATGGCCATGCATCCGTATCTCCGGACACTTTTGAGCTGCTCATCGACCGCCTGGAGAGGGAGTCCATCTTGGAGTCCCGCAGCCAGGCTCTGTCCCAGAATGCTGTCGACGAGGACGCCTTCTGCTGCGTCTGCTTGGATGACGAATGTCTGAACAGTAACGTCATCCTGTTCTGTGACATCTGTAACCTGGCCGTCCACCAGGAGTGTTACGGTGTGCCCTACGTCCCCGAGGGCCAGTGGCTGTGCCGCTGCTGCCTGCAGTCCCCCTCCCGCCCTGTAGACTGTGTTCTCTGTCCCAACCGAGGAGGTGCCTTCAAACAGACAAGTGATGGGCGTTGGGCCCATGTTGTCTGTGCCATATGGATCCCAGAAGTTTGCTTTGCCAACACGGTGTTCCTTGAGCCCGTGGAGGGGGTCAGTAACATCCCTCCCGCTCGTTGGAAGCTCACCTGCTACCTGTGTAAGCAGAAAGGCAGAGGAGCCTCCATTCAGTGCCACAAAGCCAACTGTTACAGGGCTTTTCACGTCACCTGCGCCCAGAAGGCTGGCTTGTTCATGAAGATAGACCCAGTCCGGGAGACAGGTGTTAACGGCACCACCTTCTCCGTGAAGAAGACCGCTTTCTGTGAGCATCACTCTCCTGTTGGGTCTCGGCGAGACGGGTCTGGAGATGAGTCGGTGGAAGGGAGGCTCGTGGGGGGCAGGGGTAATCGGGGTCAGCGGTCTTATACTCAGAGTCCCCCCTCATCACCAAACAAGAAAGCTACcaaaggacaaaagaagaagaattcaAAAGGGTCTGGTGGGTCACGTCGCTCCAATATTCCTGTGCTGCTGGTGCCTCAGATCCCGTCGCACAG GCTGAACAAGATCTGCACAGGAGCTGAAGTCCAGAGAAAGAACCAGTTCATGCAGCGGCTTCATAACTACTGGTTGCTGAAACGACAGTCGCGAAATGGGATGCCTTTAATACGGCGGCTTCATTCCCACCTACAGGCCCACAGGACTGCAGAGCAG AGGGAGCCTGATGAAAAGCTGAGTGCCGCGCGAGAGGAGCTGCGATACTGGCAAAAGTTGAGGCAAGACCTGGAAAGAGCGAGACTTTTGGTGGAGCTCATCCGCAAGAGGGAGCGGCTAAAGAGAGAGCAG ATGAAAATTCAGCAGGCTGCTCTTGAGCTGAAGTTGACTCCTGCGCTGGTGCTTCTGAGATCCACCCTGGAGCAACTACAAGAGAAGGACACAGCCAAAATCTTCTCTCAGCCCGTCAATCTGTCAGAG GTCCCAGATTACCTGGAGTTTATTACCCAACCCATGGACTTCTCCACTATGCGCACCAAACTGGAGGGACATGCCTACTGTTCCATCACTGACCTAGAAGAGGACTTCGACCTCATGATCTCGAACTGCCTCAAGTACAACTCCAAGGACACCATGTTCCACAGAGCAGCCTTACAACTGCGGGAGGTGGGAGGTGCCGTTCTCCGCCACGCCCACAGGCAGTCTCAGAGCATCGGCCTGGACCCCAGTACAGGCATGCACCTGCCAGAGGCTCCAAACAAACATGGCTTCTACAACTGTACATGGGATGATG TTGACTCTCTGTTGGACCCAGAGAACAGACTGCACTTAACCACAGAGGAGCAACTAAAGGCCTTACTGGATAAACTGGACGTAGTCGCATCCATGCGTACCAGCGGCGGTCGCACCAAGCGCATTAGGCTGCTGCGCCGAGAGATCAACACTCTGAGGCAGAAGATGAACCAGCAGCAAAGTGCTCAGTCTGTGAATGGCATTGagaaggtggatgaaggaaaggaagaagagggagaggaggaggaggaagacgaggcggagaagaagaaggaaaagaaaagggagaagacAAATGTGGAGAATGGACTATTGACAGCAGTGTCAAATCCTAAAGCAG AGCTTACCTGCCCAGTATCATCACCGCTGCCAGGCGATGCTCCCCTGGAGCCCCCTATCCTGGGCATTGTAACGGGAGGACGAAGGTCACCCGGACGTTCCTACAAACGTCAGAGGTCCTCCCGGAGTGGAAGCAAAAGCCAAGGCGAAGATGAGGCTGAAGTCGGAGAAACGCCTTCTTCGGAACCAGACGCTGTTCACGAGGTCACGCCACTGGGCACGCCTCCAACACTGTCTCTGGTCGGAGTCGGTCGTCGCACGTCAGTTTTGTTTAAGAAAGCAAAAAATGGCGCGCGAATGGTGAAGAACAAGTCCCTTCCACAACAGAACGGTAAAACCTCTGAGGCTAAAAGCAACGGGTTGGATAGCACCGCCACCAGCCCGAATTCACCCAGTGTGAACAACATCACCACATTACCTCCTACCCCAAACGCCTCCCCAGCACCTCCTTCTCCCTCCTCACACCGCCTGAGGTCTAGAGGCCACAGCTCAGAAAGTGAGGCAGACAAACTCCCTCCTCCGCCCACAGAAGGAG GCCTGACAAATGGAAAGCACAGCTCTGCAGAACACGATGAAGACGACTCCAACCTAAG TGTCTCCCCTCCCAAACGCAGTCGGGGTAAACCTGCTTTGGCTAAAGTTCCTAGCAGCGAGAACGGAGACATCTCCGGATCTG GAAAGTCTACACTTCTGTCTTTAGATAGCGAGACTAAACTTGCACCACTGGACCTAGTCTGGGCCAAATGCAGGGGATATCCATCGTATCCGGCAATG ATTGTTGATCCTGACATGCCCCAGGAAGGACTTCTCCACAATGGCATACCCATTCCCGTGCCTCCTCTGGAGGTGCTCAAACTTGGTGAATGGAGGCAAATGGAGGAAGACCAGAAGCTCTTCTTAGTGCTCTTTTTTGACACCAAAAGAACTTG GCAATGGCTCCCTCGTAACAAACTACTGCCGCTGGGAATGGACGACACTGTAGACAAGCTGCGGTTAATGGAAGGCAAAAAACCCAGCGTTCGCAAGTCTGTGCACACTGCTTATGACCGAGCTATGGTACATTTAAACCACGTGAGAGGAAATCTTAACTTCACACCCTCCAATTttatataa
- the brpf3a gene encoding bromodomain and PHD finger-containing protein 3 isoform X3, translated as MQKTRRWECEAVVSRLSMGRGRGRGRGRGRGTSGQLRPPSPYRLQLSPSRETLTYAQAQKIVEVDLDGRLHRINITDPLPVITEDEMMAQDIAECNSNKENSEQTQSKTRTWRKPANGKNRRSGKNTSNQNQRSSSNQHTGSAFSFQQPALQTPLPEPTFRVLSSVSPTEAPPLPAAYYRYIEKSGEEQDSVAEYDMDEEDLAWLEMVNQKRVSDGHASVSPDTFELLIDRLERESILESRSQALSQNAVDEDAFCCVCLDDECLNSNVILFCDICNLAVHQECYGVPYVPEGQWLCRCCLQSPSRPVDCVLCPNRGGAFKQTSDGRWAHVVCAIWIPEVCFANTVFLEPVEGVSNIPPARWKLTCYLCKQKGRGASIQCHKANCYRAFHVTCAQKAGLFMKIDPVRETGVNGTTFSVKKTAFCEHHSPVGSRRDGSGDESVEGRLVGGRGNRGQRSYTQSPPSSPNKKATKGQKKKNSKGSGGSRRSNIPVLLVPQIPSHRLNKICTGAEVQRKNQFMQRLHNYWLLKRQSRNGMPLIRRLHSHLQAHRTAEQREPDEKLSAAREELRYWQKLRQDLERARLLVELIRKRERLKREQMKIQQAALELKLTPALVLLRSTLEQLQEKDTAKIFSQPVNLSEVPDYLEFITQPMDFSTMRTKLEGHAYCSITDLEEDFDLMISNCLKYNSKDTMFHRAALQLREVGGAVLRHAHRQSQSIGLDPSTGMHLPEAPNKHGFYNCTWDDVDSLLDPENRLHLTTEEQLKALLDKLDVVASMRTSGGRTKRIRLLRREINTLRQKMNQQQSAQSVNGIEKVDEGKEEEGEEEEEDEAEKKKEKKREKTNVENGLLTAVSNPKADDSPPVLELTCPVSSPLPGDAPLEPPILGIVTGGRRSPGRSYKRQRSSRSGSKSQGEDEAEVGETPSSEPDAVHEVTPLGTPPTLSLVGVGRRTSVLFKKAKNGARMVKNKSLPQQNGKTSEAKSNGLDSTATSPNSPSVNNITTLPPTPNASPAPPSPSSHRLRSRGHSSESEADKLPPPPTEGGLTNGKHSSAEHDEDDSNLSVSPPKRSRGKPALAKVPSSENGDISGSDSETKLAPLDLVWAKCRGYPSYPAMIVDPDMPQEGLLHNGIPIPVPPLEVLKLGEWRQMEEDQKLFLVLFFDTKRTWQWLPRNKLLPLGMDDTVDKLRLMEGKKPSVRKSVHTAYDRAMVHLNHVRGNLNFTPSNFI; from the exons ATGCAGAAGACGAGGAGGTGGGAATGCGAGGCAGTTGTTAGCAGACTCAGCATGGGTAGGGGTCGAGGCAGAGGGAGAGGAAGGGGCAGGGGTACATCTGGCCAGTTGCGGCCCCCCTCCCCTTACAGACTGCAGCTCTCTCCATCCAGGGAGACTTTGACATACGCTCAGGCTCAGAAAATAGTGGAAGTGGACCTAGATGGAAGACTCCATCGGATTAACATCACAGATCCTCTGCCAGTTATCACAGAGGACGAGATGATGGCCCAGGACATTGCAGAGTGCAACAGTAACAAGGAGAACAGTGAGCAGACACAGAGTAAAACCAGGACGTGGAGGAAACCCGCAAACGGCAAAAACAGGAGGAGTGGTAAAAACACATCAAACCAGAACCAGCGCTCCAGCTCTAATCAGCACACAGGATCggctttttcctttcagcagCCGGCCCTCCAAACACCTCTGCCTGAGCCGACCTTCCGCGTGCTGAGTTCGGTTTCCCCCACAGAGGCGCCTCCTCTCCCGGCAGCCTACTATCGTTACATAGAAAAATCTGGGGAGGAGCAGGACAGCGTGGCAGAGTACGACATGGACGAGGAGGACCTCGCCTGGCTGGAGATGGTGAACCAGAAGAGGGTGTCCGATGGCCATGCATCCGTATCTCCGGACACTTTTGAGCTGCTCATCGACCGCCTGGAGAGGGAGTCCATCTTGGAGTCCCGCAGCCAGGCTCTGTCCCAGAATGCTGTCGACGAGGACGCCTTCTGCTGCGTCTGCTTGGATGACGAATGTCTGAACAGTAACGTCATCCTGTTCTGTGACATCTGTAACCTGGCCGTCCACCAGGAGTGTTACGGTGTGCCCTACGTCCCCGAGGGCCAGTGGCTGTGCCGCTGCTGCCTGCAGTCCCCCTCCCGCCCTGTAGACTGTGTTCTCTGTCCCAACCGAGGAGGTGCCTTCAAACAGACAAGTGATGGGCGTTGGGCCCATGTTGTCTGTGCCATATGGATCCCAGAAGTTTGCTTTGCCAACACGGTGTTCCTTGAGCCCGTGGAGGGGGTCAGTAACATCCCTCCCGCTCGTTGGAAGCTCACCTGCTACCTGTGTAAGCAGAAAGGCAGAGGAGCCTCCATTCAGTGCCACAAAGCCAACTGTTACAGGGCTTTTCACGTCACCTGCGCCCAGAAGGCTGGCTTGTTCATGAAGATAGACCCAGTCCGGGAGACAGGTGTTAACGGCACCACCTTCTCCGTGAAGAAGACCGCTTTCTGTGAGCATCACTCTCCTGTTGGGTCTCGGCGAGACGGGTCTGGAGATGAGTCGGTGGAAGGGAGGCTCGTGGGGGGCAGGGGTAATCGGGGTCAGCGGTCTTATACTCAGAGTCCCCCCTCATCACCAAACAAGAAAGCTACcaaaggacaaaagaagaagaattcaAAAGGGTCTGGTGGGTCACGTCGCTCCAATATTCCTGTGCTGCTGGTGCCTCAGATCCCGTCGCACAG GCTGAACAAGATCTGCACAGGAGCTGAAGTCCAGAGAAAGAACCAGTTCATGCAGCGGCTTCATAACTACTGGTTGCTGAAACGACAGTCGCGAAATGGGATGCCTTTAATACGGCGGCTTCATTCCCACCTACAGGCCCACAGGACTGCAGAGCAG AGGGAGCCTGATGAAAAGCTGAGTGCCGCGCGAGAGGAGCTGCGATACTGGCAAAAGTTGAGGCAAGACCTGGAAAGAGCGAGACTTTTGGTGGAGCTCATCCGCAAGAGGGAGCGGCTAAAGAGAGAGCAG ATGAAAATTCAGCAGGCTGCTCTTGAGCTGAAGTTGACTCCTGCGCTGGTGCTTCTGAGATCCACCCTGGAGCAACTACAAGAGAAGGACACAGCCAAAATCTTCTCTCAGCCCGTCAATCTGTCAGAG GTCCCAGATTACCTGGAGTTTATTACCCAACCCATGGACTTCTCCACTATGCGCACCAAACTGGAGGGACATGCCTACTGTTCCATCACTGACCTAGAAGAGGACTTCGACCTCATGATCTCGAACTGCCTCAAGTACAACTCCAAGGACACCATGTTCCACAGAGCAGCCTTACAACTGCGGGAGGTGGGAGGTGCCGTTCTCCGCCACGCCCACAGGCAGTCTCAGAGCATCGGCCTGGACCCCAGTACAGGCATGCACCTGCCAGAGGCTCCAAACAAACATGGCTTCTACAACTGTACATGGGATGATG TTGACTCTCTGTTGGACCCAGAGAACAGACTGCACTTAACCACAGAGGAGCAACTAAAGGCCTTACTGGATAAACTGGACGTAGTCGCATCCATGCGTACCAGCGGCGGTCGCACCAAGCGCATTAGGCTGCTGCGCCGAGAGATCAACACTCTGAGGCAGAAGATGAACCAGCAGCAAAGTGCTCAGTCTGTGAATGGCATTGagaaggtggatgaaggaaaggaagaagagggagaggaggaggaggaagacgaggcggagaagaagaaggaaaagaaaagggagaagacAAATGTGGAGAATGGACTATTGACAGCAGTGTCAAATCCTAAAGCAG ATGACTCTCCACCTGTGCTAGAGCTTACCTGCCCAGTATCATCACCGCTGCCAGGCGATGCTCCCCTGGAGCCCCCTATCCTGGGCATTGTAACGGGAGGACGAAGGTCACCCGGACGTTCCTACAAACGTCAGAGGTCCTCCCGGAGTGGAAGCAAAAGCCAAGGCGAAGATGAGGCTGAAGTCGGAGAAACGCCTTCTTCGGAACCAGACGCTGTTCACGAGGTCACGCCACTGGGCACGCCTCCAACACTGTCTCTGGTCGGAGTCGGTCGTCGCACGTCAGTTTTGTTTAAGAAAGCAAAAAATGGCGCGCGAATGGTGAAGAACAAGTCCCTTCCACAACAGAACGGTAAAACCTCTGAGGCTAAAAGCAACGGGTTGGATAGCACCGCCACCAGCCCGAATTCACCCAGTGTGAACAACATCACCACATTACCTCCTACCCCAAACGCCTCCCCAGCACCTCCTTCTCCCTCCTCACACCGCCTGAGGTCTAGAGGCCACAGCTCAGAAAGTGAGGCAGACAAACTCCCTCCTCCGCCCACAGAAGGAG GCCTGACAAATGGAAAGCACAGCTCTGCAGAACACGATGAAGACGACTCCAACCTAAG TGTCTCCCCTCCCAAACGCAGTCGGGGTAAACCTGCTTTGGCTAAAGTTCCTAGCAGCGAGAACGGAGACATCTCCGGATCTG ATAGCGAGACTAAACTTGCACCACTGGACCTAGTCTGGGCCAAATGCAGGGGATATCCATCGTATCCGGCAATG ATTGTTGATCCTGACATGCCCCAGGAAGGACTTCTCCACAATGGCATACCCATTCCCGTGCCTCCTCTGGAGGTGCTCAAACTTGGTGAATGGAGGCAAATGGAGGAAGACCAGAAGCTCTTCTTAGTGCTCTTTTTTGACACCAAAAGAACTTG GCAATGGCTCCCTCGTAACAAACTACTGCCGCTGGGAATGGACGACACTGTAGACAAGCTGCGGTTAATGGAAGGCAAAAAACCCAGCGTTCGCAAGTCTGTGCACACTGCTTATGACCGAGCTATGGTACATTTAAACCACGTGAGAGGAAATCTTAACTTCACACCCTCCAATTttatataa
- the brpf3a gene encoding bromodomain and PHD finger-containing protein 3 isoform X1, translating into MQKTRRWECEAVVSRLSMGRGRGRGRGRGRGTSGQLRPPSPYRLQLSPSRETLTYAQAQKIVEVDLDGRLHRINITDPLPVITEDEMMAQDIAECNSNKENSEQTQSKTRTWRKPANGKNRRSGKNTSNQNQRSSSNQHTGSAFSFQQPALQTPLPEPTFRVLSSVSPTEAPPLPAAYYRYIEKSGEEQDSVAEYDMDEEDLAWLEMVNQKRVSDGHASVSPDTFELLIDRLERESILESRSQALSQNAVDEDAFCCVCLDDECLNSNVILFCDICNLAVHQECYGVPYVPEGQWLCRCCLQSPSRPVDCVLCPNRGGAFKQTSDGRWAHVVCAIWIPEVCFANTVFLEPVEGVSNIPPARWKLTCYLCKQKGRGASIQCHKANCYRAFHVTCAQKAGLFMKIDPVRETGVNGTTFSVKKTAFCEHHSPVGSRRDGSGDESVEGRLVGGRGNRGQRSYTQSPPSSPNKKATKGQKKKNSKGSGGSRRSNIPVLLVPQIPSHRLNKICTGAEVQRKNQFMQRLHNYWLLKRQSRNGMPLIRRLHSHLQAHRTAEQREPDEKLSAAREELRYWQKLRQDLERARLLVELIRKRERLKREQMKIQQAALELKLTPALVLLRSTLEQLQEKDTAKIFSQPVNLSEVPDYLEFITQPMDFSTMRTKLEGHAYCSITDLEEDFDLMISNCLKYNSKDTMFHRAALQLREVGGAVLRHAHRQSQSIGLDPSTGMHLPEAPNKHGFYNCTWDDVDSLLDPENRLHLTTEEQLKALLDKLDVVASMRTSGGRTKRIRLLRREINTLRQKMNQQQSAQSVNGIEKVDEGKEEEGEEEEEDEAEKKKEKKREKTNVENGLLTAVSNPKADDSPPVLELTCPVSSPLPGDAPLEPPILGIVTGGRRSPGRSYKRQRSSRSGSKSQGEDEAEVGETPSSEPDAVHEVTPLGTPPTLSLVGVGRRTSVLFKKAKNGARMVKNKSLPQQNGKTSEAKSNGLDSTATSPNSPSVNNITTLPPTPNASPAPPSPSSHRLRSRGHSSESEADKLPPPPTEGGLTNGKHSSAEHDEDDSNLSVSPPKRSRGKPALAKVPSSENGDISGSGKSTLLSLDSETKLAPLDLVWAKCRGYPSYPAMIVDPDMPQEGLLHNGIPIPVPPLEVLKLGEWRQMEEDQKLFLVLFFDTKRTWQWLPRNKLLPLGMDDTVDKLRLMEGKKPSVRKSVHTAYDRAMVHLNHVRGNLNFTPSNFI; encoded by the exons ATGCAGAAGACGAGGAGGTGGGAATGCGAGGCAGTTGTTAGCAGACTCAGCATGGGTAGGGGTCGAGGCAGAGGGAGAGGAAGGGGCAGGGGTACATCTGGCCAGTTGCGGCCCCCCTCCCCTTACAGACTGCAGCTCTCTCCATCCAGGGAGACTTTGACATACGCTCAGGCTCAGAAAATAGTGGAAGTGGACCTAGATGGAAGACTCCATCGGATTAACATCACAGATCCTCTGCCAGTTATCACAGAGGACGAGATGATGGCCCAGGACATTGCAGAGTGCAACAGTAACAAGGAGAACAGTGAGCAGACACAGAGTAAAACCAGGACGTGGAGGAAACCCGCAAACGGCAAAAACAGGAGGAGTGGTAAAAACACATCAAACCAGAACCAGCGCTCCAGCTCTAATCAGCACACAGGATCggctttttcctttcagcagCCGGCCCTCCAAACACCTCTGCCTGAGCCGACCTTCCGCGTGCTGAGTTCGGTTTCCCCCACAGAGGCGCCTCCTCTCCCGGCAGCCTACTATCGTTACATAGAAAAATCTGGGGAGGAGCAGGACAGCGTGGCAGAGTACGACATGGACGAGGAGGACCTCGCCTGGCTGGAGATGGTGAACCAGAAGAGGGTGTCCGATGGCCATGCATCCGTATCTCCGGACACTTTTGAGCTGCTCATCGACCGCCTGGAGAGGGAGTCCATCTTGGAGTCCCGCAGCCAGGCTCTGTCCCAGAATGCTGTCGACGAGGACGCCTTCTGCTGCGTCTGCTTGGATGACGAATGTCTGAACAGTAACGTCATCCTGTTCTGTGACATCTGTAACCTGGCCGTCCACCAGGAGTGTTACGGTGTGCCCTACGTCCCCGAGGGCCAGTGGCTGTGCCGCTGCTGCCTGCAGTCCCCCTCCCGCCCTGTAGACTGTGTTCTCTGTCCCAACCGAGGAGGTGCCTTCAAACAGACAAGTGATGGGCGTTGGGCCCATGTTGTCTGTGCCATATGGATCCCAGAAGTTTGCTTTGCCAACACGGTGTTCCTTGAGCCCGTGGAGGGGGTCAGTAACATCCCTCCCGCTCGTTGGAAGCTCACCTGCTACCTGTGTAAGCAGAAAGGCAGAGGAGCCTCCATTCAGTGCCACAAAGCCAACTGTTACAGGGCTTTTCACGTCACCTGCGCCCAGAAGGCTGGCTTGTTCATGAAGATAGACCCAGTCCGGGAGACAGGTGTTAACGGCACCACCTTCTCCGTGAAGAAGACCGCTTTCTGTGAGCATCACTCTCCTGTTGGGTCTCGGCGAGACGGGTCTGGAGATGAGTCGGTGGAAGGGAGGCTCGTGGGGGGCAGGGGTAATCGGGGTCAGCGGTCTTATACTCAGAGTCCCCCCTCATCACCAAACAAGAAAGCTACcaaaggacaaaagaagaagaattcaAAAGGGTCTGGTGGGTCACGTCGCTCCAATATTCCTGTGCTGCTGGTGCCTCAGATCCCGTCGCACAG GCTGAACAAGATCTGCACAGGAGCTGAAGTCCAGAGAAAGAACCAGTTCATGCAGCGGCTTCATAACTACTGGTTGCTGAAACGACAGTCGCGAAATGGGATGCCTTTAATACGGCGGCTTCATTCCCACCTACAGGCCCACAGGACTGCAGAGCAG AGGGAGCCTGATGAAAAGCTGAGTGCCGCGCGAGAGGAGCTGCGATACTGGCAAAAGTTGAGGCAAGACCTGGAAAGAGCGAGACTTTTGGTGGAGCTCATCCGCAAGAGGGAGCGGCTAAAGAGAGAGCAG ATGAAAATTCAGCAGGCTGCTCTTGAGCTGAAGTTGACTCCTGCGCTGGTGCTTCTGAGATCCACCCTGGAGCAACTACAAGAGAAGGACACAGCCAAAATCTTCTCTCAGCCCGTCAATCTGTCAGAG GTCCCAGATTACCTGGAGTTTATTACCCAACCCATGGACTTCTCCACTATGCGCACCAAACTGGAGGGACATGCCTACTGTTCCATCACTGACCTAGAAGAGGACTTCGACCTCATGATCTCGAACTGCCTCAAGTACAACTCCAAGGACACCATGTTCCACAGAGCAGCCTTACAACTGCGGGAGGTGGGAGGTGCCGTTCTCCGCCACGCCCACAGGCAGTCTCAGAGCATCGGCCTGGACCCCAGTACAGGCATGCACCTGCCAGAGGCTCCAAACAAACATGGCTTCTACAACTGTACATGGGATGATG TTGACTCTCTGTTGGACCCAGAGAACAGACTGCACTTAACCACAGAGGAGCAACTAAAGGCCTTACTGGATAAACTGGACGTAGTCGCATCCATGCGTACCAGCGGCGGTCGCACCAAGCGCATTAGGCTGCTGCGCCGAGAGATCAACACTCTGAGGCAGAAGATGAACCAGCAGCAAAGTGCTCAGTCTGTGAATGGCATTGagaaggtggatgaaggaaaggaagaagagggagaggaggaggaggaagacgaggcggagaagaagaaggaaaagaaaagggagaagacAAATGTGGAGAATGGACTATTGACAGCAGTGTCAAATCCTAAAGCAG ATGACTCTCCACCTGTGCTAGAGCTTACCTGCCCAGTATCATCACCGCTGCCAGGCGATGCTCCCCTGGAGCCCCCTATCCTGGGCATTGTAACGGGAGGACGAAGGTCACCCGGACGTTCCTACAAACGTCAGAGGTCCTCCCGGAGTGGAAGCAAAAGCCAAGGCGAAGATGAGGCTGAAGTCGGAGAAACGCCTTCTTCGGAACCAGACGCTGTTCACGAGGTCACGCCACTGGGCACGCCTCCAACACTGTCTCTGGTCGGAGTCGGTCGTCGCACGTCAGTTTTGTTTAAGAAAGCAAAAAATGGCGCGCGAATGGTGAAGAACAAGTCCCTTCCACAACAGAACGGTAAAACCTCTGAGGCTAAAAGCAACGGGTTGGATAGCACCGCCACCAGCCCGAATTCACCCAGTGTGAACAACATCACCACATTACCTCCTACCCCAAACGCCTCCCCAGCACCTCCTTCTCCCTCCTCACACCGCCTGAGGTCTAGAGGCCACAGCTCAGAAAGTGAGGCAGACAAACTCCCTCCTCCGCCCACAGAAGGAG GCCTGACAAATGGAAAGCACAGCTCTGCAGAACACGATGAAGACGACTCCAACCTAAG TGTCTCCCCTCCCAAACGCAGTCGGGGTAAACCTGCTTTGGCTAAAGTTCCTAGCAGCGAGAACGGAGACATCTCCGGATCTG GAAAGTCTACACTTCTGTCTTTAGATAGCGAGACTAAACTTGCACCACTGGACCTAGTCTGGGCCAAATGCAGGGGATATCCATCGTATCCGGCAATG ATTGTTGATCCTGACATGCCCCAGGAAGGACTTCTCCACAATGGCATACCCATTCCCGTGCCTCCTCTGGAGGTGCTCAAACTTGGTGAATGGAGGCAAATGGAGGAAGACCAGAAGCTCTTCTTAGTGCTCTTTTTTGACACCAAAAGAACTTG GCAATGGCTCCCTCGTAACAAACTACTGCCGCTGGGAATGGACGACACTGTAGACAAGCTGCGGTTAATGGAAGGCAAAAAACCCAGCGTTCGCAAGTCTGTGCACACTGCTTATGACCGAGCTATGGTACATTTAAACCACGTGAGAGGAAATCTTAACTTCACACCCTCCAATTttatataa